The Pyrenophora tritici-repentis strain M4 chromosome 2, whole genome shotgun sequence genome window below encodes:
- a CDS encoding Herpes-BLLF1 multi-domain protein, with protein sequence MSSNDRNSPPLHSPDGRRRASVTSQTFQDLFGRSNSYVGQPIQASGPITTAAANAQRRRLSLTTIGLGASPGQTSPFLQTPRTRTESISSANSGSVDESPFEDDYALSASTSSSNPATPFARRLSFGARAMRDVRQSNGGVGNPNGRPPIHKASSPPTGRGRGLSSLSQSLPSSSTLLRPFSHSHSRRSASISHIWPSTIAEQPEYLLENYSLTSSSTGEGYNFAENLRSRAERGSVSGPSPMLNPSGTTHHRAKSVTIMEPPAREMPKPRVPDAMQERILKGDFYMD encoded by the coding sequence ATGTCCTCCAACGACCGAAACTCACCGCCTCTCCACTCGCCGGATGGCCGCAGGCGTGCTTCAGTCACGAGCCAGACTTTCCAGGACCTGTTTGGCCGGTCCAACAGCTATGTAGGCCAGCCAATCCAGGCCTCAGGCCCAATCACCACAGCTGCGGCCAACGCTCAACGACGGCGGTTGTCGCTCACTACTATTGGCCTGGGTGCCTCGCCTGGCCAGACGTCACCCTTCCTCCAGACCCCACGGACCCGCACCGAGAGCATCTCCAGTGCCAACTCTGGCTCGGTCGATGAGAGCCCCTTTGAGGATGATTATGCTCTTTCCGCATCgaccagcagcagcaaccCGGCAACACCCTTTGCTCGACGCCTGAGCTTCGGAGCTCGTGCAATGCGGGATGTTAGGCAGAGCAACGGAGGCGTTGGGAACCCAAATGGTAGACCACCCATCCATAAAGCTTCCTCTCCCCCGACTGGTCGAGGTCGAGGTCTGTCTTCATTGTCGCAGTCATTGCCCTCTTCCTCTACATTGCTTCGTCCTTTCTCCCACTCCCATTCGCGCCGATCCGCTTCCATTTCGCACATCTGGCCCTCCACCATTGCAGAGCAACCCGAGTACTTGCTTGAAAACTACTCGCTAACATCGTCCTCAACAGGCGAAGGTTACAATTTCGCTGAGAACCTCCGGTCCCGAGCCGAGCGGGGCTCCGTCTCCGGCCCCTCTCCGATGCTGAATCCCTCCGGAACGACACACCACCGTGCTAAGAGCGTTACTATTATGGAGCCACCTGCCCGCGAGATGCCAAAGCCCAGGGTTCCCGATGCCATGCAAGAGCGTATCCTCAAGGGTGACTTCTACATGGACTAG
- a CDS encoding DUF1903 multi-domain protein, with the protein MSEKPTPSKADEWVGPKANKFDNKAYSEYYDPCQEAADRSIKCLKRNGGERAMCSDFFQAYRDCKEQWQAARKEARKNKGWFG; encoded by the exons ATGTCCGAAAAACCCACGCCCTCAAAGGCCGACGAATGGGTTGGTCCCAAAGCAAACAAGTTCGACAA CAAGGCGTACAGCGAGTACTACGACCCATGTCAGGAGGCGGCAGATAGGAGCATAAAGTGTTTGAAGAGGAACGGGGGTGAGCGGGCAATGTGCTCGGATTTCTTCCA GGCGTATCGCGACTGCAAAGAACAATGG CAAGCTGCAAGGAAAGAAGCAAGGAAGAACAAGGGCTGGTTTGGTTAG
- a CDS encoding FkpA, FKBP-type peptidyl-prolyl cis-trans isomerase 1, which yields MGVQKTILQEGNGPSPQKGDQVTMEYTGWLKTADNGKGKQFDSTTGRGPFKTPIGVGRVIKGWDEGVVQMKLGEKARLDISSDFAYGDQEFPGLIPPHSDLIFEVELKKIN from the exons ATGGGTGTCCAGAAGACGATTCTCCAAGAGGGCAACGGCCCCAGCCCGCAAAAGGGCGACCAGGTCACCATGGAGTACACAGGCTGGCTCAAGACGGCGGACAACGGCAAGGGCAAGCAGTTCGACAGCACAACCGGTCGTGGTCCGTTCAAGACACCCATCGGTGTTGGCCGCGTCATCAAGGGCTGGGATGAGGGCGTTGTGCAGATGAAGCTTGGCGAGAAGGCAAGGCTGGACATCAGCTCCGACTTTGCTTACGGCGACCA AGAGTTCCCCGGTCTGATTCCTCCTCACTCTGACCTCATCTT CGAGGTTGAGCTCAAGAAGATCAACTAG
- a CDS encoding RAD18, RING-finger-containing E3 ubiquitin ligase translates to MDSRASPTPPTARPRNSSSSITSTTASHAASTSQTNGMPTNSRTGRGGTPTATRSASKLVDQDKPTRAASKDSLKQKMLSKKDDAPQPSRADEQLKALKSEFDSLRTHLTCKICDRLLYQPYTISCGHTYCYTCLCTWFVSNKARKTCPDCRIVVKDVPAPAYVIRDMTGVFIARAELLPLGESIEDHKKWQKDEADAVQQDKDNKDSRTGGLFKGCFRLSHQRIPSLQVVRDQEDGVDRCPLCTWELEDGGCTQCGLIFDETGEVSWGDSFTGFSDMDEMSEHDADDPDAEMDMHDVDYDGYDDALNEWGQYPPDQGSFMMRRFLEGGIPPNAAAFARRRPLSHSEAGSRRSYSQSIVSDMYGDEMDTVEEEDEDGAEEDSSMNDFIDDDDVPGSTSPSAASSTPGPVPQPTTNRARTQARARRIVESESSSNRSNRRNPAQARVLSRANGSRSSHETASSTSTDVSTEELDEDTQALLRDQGWMLQRDDDDEMGEEDEDDSDGGRTTVGWEPLANSNDRSRMGGSLTPTADRPRPSASIRPPSRTGNVRVLNTSRGLRQRPSGVPASGTHYEDGEADDDDSDQDGDIDLAMNALRTRRSQAHMRNIAAFSNPTRFNNRGPAPADGTNEADTDENSDNSQQGHGRRVPRMARREYDPRISWMFAAHQQALQQHQMAGALIDVEPRAITPLSRPRTRNRNRPSPAQAYSPFLPPTRLRTPLMDNTSNLVMDPRMPVSPPRRSAMSPGLPTMANTGNMSRFERAPSVSSNSNASTILTPGTSTPSSQYSIDSIAQTQAAAAMDIIDRPQSRVNARPSSANSRRNSGNFGGANSFPHASMGLHVQGGALPPFTARGNPWAAFVQARGVRNRNSRQVLRDQSSVATLRPVNSRVNVREAGGNPPQGMRPQPSRLNLRSQPSRRQLNNQTSTRTLRANENGRPPPSPTQNTPAATQPAARPAGLTADERNLRARELIETRRQALGQRDNSVPARTNPFTQGFQRPANPIGQAHMQQPATAQHVRSNSNESVNSTGTVQGSPGSPVLGRRRSNRNMLNAPPSGAIPQTQGVYNAPTNGYTNSYYRPRQGSDASAAYETSLPTNTRNMSPMMAGPLI, encoded by the exons ATGGACAGTCGAGCGTCGCCAACCCCGCCCACGGCCCGTCCCAGGAATTCGTCGTCGTCGATTACCTCGACAACGGCTTCACATGCCGCCTCGACGTCGCAAACCAACGGCATGCCTACGAATTCACGCACCGGCCGCGGTGGCACCCCAACCGCCACCCGCTCTGCATCCAAGCTCGTCGACCAGGACAAGCCGACACGGGCTGCGAGCAAAGACAGCCTCAAGCAGAAGATGCTGAGCAAGAAGGATGACGCCCCCCAGCCAAGCCGGGCAGATGAG CAGCTCAAGGCGCTCAAGTCCGAGTTTGACAGCCTGCGCACCCATCTCACATGCAAGATCTGCGACCGCTTGCTCTACCAACCTTACACCATATCGTGCGGACACACGTACTGCTATACA TGTCTTTGCACCTGGTTCGTCAGCAACAAGGCCCGCAAGACATGTCCCGACTGCCGCATCGTCGTAAAGGACGTGCCGGCCCCCGCCTATGTC ATCAGAGACATGACGGGCGTCTTCATCGCCCGCGCCGAACTGCTGCCGCTAGGCGAGAGCATCGAAGACCACAAAAAGTGGCAAAAGGACGAGGCCGACGCTGTGCAGCAGGACAAGGACAACAAGGACTCGCGCACTGGCGGCCTCTTCAAGGGCTGCTTCAGGCTTTCACACCAGCGCATTCCCTCACTACAAGTTGTGCGCGACCAAGAAGACGGCGTCGACCGCTGTCCACTATGCACGTGGGAGCTCGAGGACGGTGGCTGCACGCAATGCGGCCTCATCTTTGACGAGACAGGCGAAGTCTCGTGGGGCGACAGCTTCACAGGCTTCAGCGACATGGACGAAATGTCAGAACACGACGCCGACGACCCCGATGCCGAGATGGACATGCACGACGTCGACTATGACGGATATGACGATGCACTCAACGAATGGGGCCAGTACCCTCCTGACCAAGGCTCATTCATGATGCGTCGATTCCTCGAGGGCGGCATACCACCCAACGCAGCCGCCTTTGCAAGGCGACGTCCCCTCTCACACAGCGAGGCCGGCAGCCGGCGCTCATACTCACAGAGCATAGTCTCGGACATGTACGGCGATGAAATGGACACGGTCGAAgaggaggacgaggacgGTGCAGAGGAAGACTCCTCTATGAACGACTTCatcgacgacgacgacgtaCCAGGCTCGACCTCACCAAGTGCCGCGTCGTCTACACCAGGCCCCGTGCCTCAGCCGACCACCAACAGGGCGCGAACACAGGCCAGGGCACGTCGTATCGTCGAATCGGAATCCTCCTCTAATCGCTCAA ACAGGAGGAACCCCGCTCAGGCCCGCGTTCTGAGTCGCGCCAACGGCTCCAGGTCCTCCCATGAGACTGCTTCGTCAACATCTACTGATGTCTCTACCGAAGAACTCGACGAGGATACCCAGGCTTTGCTACGAGATCAGGGGTGGATGTTGCAGCGggacgacgatgatgagaTGGGGGAAGAGGATGAAGACGATAGCGATGGAGGAAGGACGACCGTTGGGTGGGAGCCGCTCGCGAACTCAAATGACAGAAGCCGAATGGGCGGTTCTCTAACACCTACTGCAGATCGTCCTCGGCCTAGCGCCTCTATACGACCACCTTCGCGAACCGGTAATGTTCGCGTCTTGAATACCTCGCGTGGCCTTCGCCAAAGACCTTCTGGTGTCCCAGCTTCAGGAACACATTACGAAGATGGCGAAGCGGATGACGATGACTCGGACCAAGATGGCGATATTGATCTGGCCATGAATGCGTTGCGAACGCGCCGCTCTCAAGCCCATATGCGAAACATTGCAGCCTTCTCGAACCCTACTCGCTTCAACAACCGCGGGCCAGCACCTGCCGACGGGACAAACGAAGCCGACACTGATGAAAACTCGGACAATTCACAACAAGGACATGGGCGACGAGTGCCTCGTATGGCTCGCAGAGAATACGATCCACGCATTAGTTGGATGTTTGCTGCTCATCAACAAGCACTCCAGCAGCACCAAATGGCGGGCGCTTTGATAGATGTGGAGCCACGGGCCATCACTCCGCTTTCTCGCCCTCGAACGAGAAACAGAAATCGGCCAAGCCCAGCACAAGCCTACTCTCCCTTCTTACCCCCTACGCGCCTCAGGACACCGTTGATGGACAACACTTCAAACCTCGTCATGGACCCACGAATGCCAGTATCACCACCTCGACGAAGTGCCATGTCTCCGGGCCTGCCGACCATGGCCAACACAGGGAACATGAGCCGCTTTGAACGTGCACCTTCTGTTAGCTCTAATAGCAATGCTTCTACTATCTTAACCCCTGGTACTTCCACACCTTCATCCCAATACTCTATCGATTCCATTGCCCAGACACAGGCTGCTGCGGCAATGGATATAATAGATCGTCCCCAAAGCCGCGTCAATGCCCGTCCTTCTTCGGCAAATAGCAGAAGGAACTCGGGCAATTTTGGTGGAGCAAACTCCTTTCCTCATGCTAGCATGGGATTACACGTTCAGGGCGGGGCTCTTCCTCCCTTCACTGCACGTGGTAACCCCTGGGCGGCATTCGTACAGGCCCGCGGGGTTAGGAACCGCAACTCACGCCAGGTCCTCCGTGACCAGTCTTCTGTGGCCACCCTACGGCCCGTGAACTCTCGCGTGAACGTTCGAGAAGCTGGCGGCAACCCACCGCAAGGCATGAGACCTCAACCATCCAGGCTCAACCTCCGGTCGCAACCATCCAGGCGTCAACTTAACAATCAGACATCAACGCGTACTTTGCGTGCAAATGAAAATGGCCGACCTCCTCCATCGCCTACCCAAAACACGCCAGCGGCTACACAGCCAGCTGCCCGCCCAGCCGGGTTGACAGCGGACGAACGCAATCTCCGAGCTCGAGAGCTCATTGAGACTAGGAGACAAGCACTCGGACAGCGGGACAATAGTGTCCCCGCGCGCACCAACCCGTTCACCCAAGGTTTCCAACGCCCTGCCAACCCCATCGGCCAAGCCCacatgcagcaaccagcaACCGCACAGCATGTGAGGAGTAACTCGAACGAATCTGTCAATTCGACCGGTACCGTGCAGGGCTCTCCTGGGTCGCCAGTGCTCGGACGGCGCCGCAGCAACCGCAACATGCTCAACGCTCCGCCATCGGGCGCCATTCCGCAAACACAAGGAGTCTATAATGCTCCGACGAATGGATACACCAACAGCTACTATCGTCCAAGACAGGGTAGCGATGCATCTGCAGCATACGAGACAAGCCTCCCTACCAACACCAGGAACATGAGTCCTATGATGGCAGGTCCGCTCATCTAA